A genomic window from Fusarium oxysporum Fo47 chromosome X, complete sequence includes:
- a CDS encoding pectin lyase fold/virulence factor gives MPFLKGLVHFVQLALFLGQGPSSGEAASLPTRADNSRTVAPANCIVVKPSGASASEFTSLQAAVNSIGSSTKPACIFLDSGTYNERVEIKVKAPLTLYGSTTDTGSYKKNTVVIQNTLGSQDAGSLDASSTVNLRSNDFAAYNIDFVNGYTAGQAVALTANGNKTGFYGCSFKSYQDTLYVKAGWMYYSNCYIEGAVDYIFGNGHAWIGESTIASNGPGYITASSRTEPTDTSRYIIDHSTITSTGTQDLTNKVYLGRPWRVNARVMYQYSILTNVVRPEGYSPMAEGATPVFQEFENTGAGADTSQRKYFTPSDKALTKQDLWGADFKWYDASY, from the exons atgCCATTCCTCAAGGGCCTTGTCCACTTTGTCCAATTAGCACTTTTCCTCGGTCAAGGTCCATCTTCCGGTGAGGCAGCCAGCCTTCCAACCCGAGCGGACAATAGTCGCACTGTTGCCCCTGCGAATTGTATTGTGGTAAAACCTAGTGGTGCTAGTGCATCAGAGTTCACCAGTCTACAAGCTGCCGTCAACTCTATCGGTTCATCTACTAAGCCCGCGTGTATCTTCCTCGACTCGGGAACTTACAATGAGCGAGTGGAGATCAAGGTCAAAGCACCCTTGACCCTCTATGGGTCAACCACCGA CACTGGAAGCTATAAGAAGAACACCGTCGTTATCCAGAATACTCTTGGGTCACAAGATGCGGGCTCTTTAGATGCAAGCTCAACCGTTAATCTTAGGTCCAATGATTTCGCCGCGTACAACATTGACTTCGTCAACGGGTATACAGCTGGACAG GCTGTTGCCTTGACGGCAAATGGCAACAAAACCGGATTTTACGGCTGCTCTTTCAAGTCGTACCAGGATACTCTGTATGTCAAGGCTGGATGGATGTACTACTCCAACTGTTATATCGAGG GCGCGGTTGATTACATCTTTGGCAACGGCCATGCATGGATAGGCGAAT CCACTATTGCCTCTAATGGACCGGGCTACATCACTGCATCATCTCGGACCGAACCAACCGACACCTCACGTTATATCATCGATCACAGCACG aTCACATCTACCGGCACCCAAGATCTGACCAACAAAGTCTACCTCGGACGTCCTTGGAGAGTCAACGCACGAGTGATGTACCAGTACAGCATTCTGACAAATGTCGTGAGACCAGAGGGCTACTCACCCATGGCCGAAGGCGCAACACC TGTCTTCCAAGAGTTCGAAAACactggtgctggtgccgATACTTCGCAGAGAAAGTACTTCACCCCATCGGATAAAGCTCTGACGAAGCAGGATCTTTGGGGAGCTGATTTCAAGTGGTATGATGCGAGCTACTAG
- a CDS encoding chaperonin 10-like protein, with protein MGDQAIPEFSTSLVLTAFNEPLKLEKTPLPKTVPPGSVFVRVLSTPVRPHQREGFRGNSPLSFKPPYNPGDGGVGRIVSVGPDAVALKPGQLVYMNNFITARDDPNTRVLLGIHDGGGPEADLKLFNLWKGFWRDVAVVATENIIPLNEKILINEMGYSCGDLSYIQRLSVAYGGIRAANLQAGETVIVAPATGHFSGAVVELAAQIGCRVIALSRSASKLKPLTSRYHRVTAVELTGDEKKDAEAIGALVPGGADAYIDVSPPAATASHHHLNISINSLTSFGRVVFLGMMFDIKINYASLMVRNITIKAQFMYTRQELVSLVKMIETGVIKLGKEAGHEIVEKGFSMEEWENAVTVAETASAWGQQVLLYP; from the coding sequence ATGGGCGACCAAGCTATTCCCGAGTTCTCAACCTCACTCGTACTGACCGCTTTCAACGAGCCTctcaagctcgagaagaCTCCGCTTCCCAAAACAGTCCCTCCTGGCTCAGTCTTTGTTCGTGTACTCAGCACTCCCGTACGCCCTCACCAACGCGAGGGTTTCAGAGGCAACAGTCCTCTTTCCTTCAAGCCCCCATATAACCCCGGAGACGGTGGTGTTGGGCGCATCGTATCCGTAGGGCCTGATGCTGTCGCTCTCAAACCTGGTCAGCTTGTCTACATGAACAACTTCATCACGGCAAGAGATGATCCTAACACCCGAGTCCTGCTCGGTATTCATGATGGTGGTGGCCCTGAAGCTGACTTGAAGCTGTTCAACCTCTGGAAGGGCTTCTGGAGAGATGTCGCTGTTGTTGCCACGGAGAATATCATTCCTCTGAATGAAAAGATTCTCATCAATGAGATGGGTTACTCCTGTGGAGACCTGAGCTACATCCAGCGCCTCTCGGTCGCATACGGCGGTATCAGAGCCGCCAATCTCCAAGCTGGCGAGACTGTTATCGTTGCTCCAGCTACAGGTCACTTTTCGGGTGCTGTAGTTGAGTTGGCTGCCCAGATCGGCTGTCGTGTGATTGCACTTTCGCGCTCAGCATCTAAACTGAAACCTCTCACTTCTCGTTACCATCGTGTTACTGCTGTTGAGCTCACtggcgatgagaagaaggatgccgAGGCCATTGGCGCACTTGTACCCGGAGGCGCTGATGCTTACATCGACGTTTCTCCGCCTGCAGCGACAGCTTCACATCATCACCTCAACATCTCCATCAACTCGCTTACGTCTTTCGGCCGTGTCGTCTTTCTAGGAATGATGTTCGATATTAAGATCAACTATGCTAGCCTCATGGTTCGCAACATCACGATCAAAGCGCAGTTCATGTATACGCGCCAGGAGTTGGTATCTTTGGTCAAGATGATTGAAACGGGAGTTATCAAACTGGGCAAGGAAGCTGGGCATGAGATTGTAGAGAAGGGCTTCTCTATGGAAGAATGGGAAAATGCGGTCACCGTTGCAGAGACGGCTTCGGCTTGGGGCCAGCAGGTCTTGCTCTACCCCTAG
- a CDS encoding putative amidoligase enzyme-domain-containing protein, with the protein MSSFGSYNFGVELELIAEPKRVRHPLLRAVYYEELATSLRYDGAEAEADKLNQRYRKRPEHYDKWWITKDGSLGDPEHPCIPLEAVSPILSTDYTWENQVDVFWNSWDRVFHMPESSIACGSHIHVSPSPEMEFDLNQLRNIAFGIVYYEPLVIRLLPYHRQNNKYCRPNTLRSGPLYDLMSSFHEEAALRELWDALGDGVDEEDIRDLMQSGPEPKQERYVLWNFDNIFGGGSGSIEFRGGPGLRGPVKTKRWISFVVSFIHMCTNLDVASWSHYTRPSMDRFWRDLRRSAQAVSVKENLPSDWRVMAGLVSGNSYEESVLDDFSDSGYGDDSSIMGKSDSEYSDSEYSDGEYEALQQELIREREHRCTIL; encoded by the exons ATGTCTTCATTTGGTTCATACAACTTCGGGGTCGAATTGGAGCTCATTGCTGAGCCGAAAAGAGTACGACACCCTCTATTGCGTGCTGTCTACTACGAAGAATTGGCGACATCACTGAGATATGATGGCGccgaagcagaagcagacAAGCTCAATCAGCGATATCGAAAACGTCCAGAACACTACGATAAGTGGTGGATTACAAAGGATGGATCGCTAGGGGATCCTGAGCATCCTTGCA TTCCGCTTGAGGCTGTCTCACCTATACTCTCCACTGATTACACTTGGGAGAACCAGGTGGATGTTTTCTGGAACTCATGGGACCGTGTATTCCATATGCCAGAATCATCTATTGCTTGCGGAAGCCATATTCATGTgtcaccatcaccagagATGGAATTTGACCTGAACCAGCTTCGCAATATTGCTTTTGGTATCGTCTACTATGAGCCTCTGGTCATTCGCCTGCTTCCATACCATCGACAGAACAACAAGTACTGCAGACCTAACACGCTACGATCTGGACCATTATATGACCTCATGTCAAGTTTCCACGAAGAAGCAGCACTCAGAGAACTATGGGACGCGCTCGGCGACGGcgttgacgaagaagacatcAGAGACCTTATGCAATCTGGCCCGGAGCCGAAGCAGGAGAGATACGTCCTCTGGAATTTTGACAACATCTTCGGGGGAGGCTCCGGTAGCATCGAATTTCGAGGAGGCCCAGGTTTGAGAGGCCCGGTTAAGACGAAGAGGTGGATATCATTTGTTGTCTCTTTCATCCACATGTGCACAAATTTG GATGTCGCATCATGGAGCCACTACACAAGACCAAGTATGGACAGATTCTGGAGAGATTTGCGTAGGTCTGCGCAAGCTGTCAGTGTTAAAGAGAACCTTCCATCCGACTGGAGAGTCATGGCAGGGCTGGTAAG CGGCAATTCTTACGAAGAGTCTGTTCTTGATGATTTTAGCGACTCAGGCTACGGTGATGACTCATCTATCATGGGCAAATCTGACTCTGAATATTCCGACTCTGAGTATAGCGATGGGGAATATGAAGCCCTGCAGCAGGAGTTAATCCGGGAGAGAGAACATCGTTGCACAATTCTCTAG
- a CDS encoding pectin lyase fold/virulence factor, producing the protein MLFQSVFFAPLLSLLAQRVAGTPTLHDHSLAHHKRATCTPKSAGSASTDDVPTIVAALKQCGNGGVIVFPKDTTYMIRTKLSLTGCTNCEIQLDGRLKLSDDYTFWNNSRTQIDVRGINGLKFHSPAGTGEIDGNGQAAWDRFGSVGDLKRPVMFAVEGSTDVEVNGFLMKNAQNVFVDIGSNSERVKFLNMDLTAISKSSYPPKNTDGFDIGASKYTTLSNIFIQNEDDCVAFKAGCDQVTITDITCQGSHGLSVGSLGKTNTDTVANVYVRNATMKGATKAAGIKIYPGGPDHGTAVVRNVTWDGVIVDNCGAAFEFDACYNEDESYCKQHPSTAQVSEIYVRNFSGKTSTKYAPTTGHPKTPPPSEARADEVIFPPETNFDDFMISLVYRNLGHITKFRVSQTPRIKRNRPAVSCSTCRARKQKCDRQQPCGPCQKRGVQNSCHLDPTSRPPAASLANRVDSRVQDELRQMQSLLQSLLSQPNQDQVATSCENLAAGVDRIRQAINYRAVTAPQVDQPPDIVFGSLAKATLEDVLAALPSRQDSDNIVLTYLNARHIAVPFIHIHQFRRQYEAFWNNPESANLLWASILFSVLAVGAIMPDGRGNHHQSSAFISMSARCLISGQYSTATEFSVEALAMHLHARCFHQEDRDINLSQLHALTVRIAQQRCYHVDGGDYLQALTPFQVEMRRRIWYYLQYYDVLLSLEHGLPPLIHEDTYSVGHPTNVTDDEFDEETKVIFASPVTEANAALPCVYMSRLLPILRNIIRHALGFKTCNYTDALFLKSQLEAWYRSIPLCLRVHSIKDACLTNTTFTALQRILFQLIYNTGIALIYRPFLNIMSLENRYCETALDMSRKNALRSIEVYIEVDQEMQRGGRLYNDPQVKANLPVNDFFITMIMAPLEFFGCPNLPQSQKGYIIHTLETAAQLWPTRSCVSSYALESSRLLQVILADIHSSTSIEHPIYPNISDSSQESALLQTFGTYGPRGDDACEFDNYPWNTTTMSDSVCAHFHIRRHATDET; encoded by the exons ATGCTCTTCCAATCAGTCTTCTTCGCTCCTCTTCTTTCACTCCTTGCCCAGAGAGTCGCGGGCACTCCAACCTTACACGACCATTCTCTCGCACATCACAAGCGAGCGACTTGTACTCCCAAATCAGCCGGCTCAGCTTCAACAGACGATGTCCCCACCATCGTCGCAGCGCTAAAGCAATGCGGCAATGGTGGAGTCATCGTGTTCCCCAAAGACACTACCTACATGATCAGAACCAAACTCAGTCTTACCGGCTGCACCAACTGCGAAATCCAACTCGACGGCCGACTTAAACTCTCGGATGATTACACGTTTTGGAACAACTCTCGTACTCAAATTGACGTCCGCGGCATTAACGGGCTTAAGTTTCATAGTCCTGCTGGTACCGGGGAGATTGATGGTAATGGACAAGCTGCGTGGGATCGCTTTGGATCAGTTGGTGATTTGAAGAGGCCTGTTATGTTCGCCGTTGAGGGGTCTACTGATGTTGAAGTCAACGGCTTTCTTATGAAGAACGCTCAGAACGTCTTTGTTGATATCGGTTCCAACAGCGAGAGggtcaagttcctcaacaTGGATTTGACCGCCATCAGCAAGTCAAGCTACCCACCGAAGAACACCGATGGGTTCGATATTGGAGCATCCAAGTACACGACCCTTTCGAACATCTTTATCCAGAATGAGGATGATTGCGTTGCATTCAAAGCAGGCTGTGATCAGGTCACCATCACTGACATAACCTGTCAGGGATCCCACGGTCTATCAGTCGGTTCTCTGGGCAAGACAAACACTGATACAGTCGCCAACGTCTATGTGAGAAATGCCACCATGAAAGGCGCTACGAAAGCGGCTGGTATCAAGATTTACCCCGGTGGTCCTGATCACGGAACTGCTGTTGTCCGTAACGTTACCTGGGACGGTGTTATCGTCGACAACTGCGGTGCTGCATTCGAGTTTGATGCTTGCTACAACGAAGACGAGTCTTATTGTAAACAGCATCCAAGTACTGCGCAGGTGTCTGAGATTTACGTCAGGAACTTCTCGGGCAAGACTAGTACCAAGTATGCGCCTACTACCGGCCAT CCAAAAACCCCACCACCCAGTGAAGCACGAGCAGACGAGGTGATATTCCCCCCAGAAACCAACTTTGACGATTTTATGATCTCTCTGGTCTACCGCAACCTTG GTCATATCACCAAGTTCCGAGTATCCCAAACTCCACGGATCAAGCGGAACAGACCCGCTGTATCATGCTCAACGTGTCGTGCGCGCAAGCAGAAATGCGACCGACAACAACCATGCGGTCCATGTCAGAAGCGTGGTGTCCAGAATTCATGTCACCTAGATCCAACTTCGCGACCGCCCGCCGCTTCGCTGGCCAATCGTGTTGATAGTCGAGTCCAGGATGAGCTTAGGCAGATGCAGAGCCTCCTCCAGAGTCTCCTCAGTCAGCCTAACCAGGACCAAGTAGCAACATCCTGCGAAAACCTAGCCGCGGGTGTGGATCGCATTCGGCAGGCTATCAATTACAGGGCTGTGACGGCTCCGCAAGTGGACCAACCTCCAGACATCGTATTTGGATCTCTCGCCAAAGCTACCTTAGAAGATGTTCTGGCGGCTTTGCCATCCCGCCAGGATTCTGACAATATTGTCTTGACATACCTCAACGCAAGACATATTGCTGTACCATTCATTCATATCCACCAATTCCGCAGACAGTACGAAGCCTTTTGGAACAACCCTGAATCTGCGAACCTTCTGTGGGCAAGTATCCTATTCTCAGTCCTCGCGGTTGGTGCCATCATGCCTGATGGCAGGGGAAACCATCACCAATCTTCAGCATTTATTTCCATGTCAGCCCGATGTCTTATATCCGGTCAGTACAGCACCGCGACTGAATTCTCTGTTGAAGCCTTGGCTATGCATCTTCATGCACGATGTTTCCATCAAGAGGACAGGGACATCAATCTGTCCCAGCTTCATGCTTTGACTGTTCGTATCGCGCAACAACGGTGTTATCATGTGGATGGAGGCGACTACTTACAGGCTCTGACACCCTTTCAAGTCGAAATGAGACGGCGCATTTGGTATTATCTCCAGTACTACGACGTCTTGCTATCTCTTGAGCATGGACTACCGCCACTGATACACGAAGATACGTACTCTGTCGGCCATCCAACAAACGTCACAGATGACGAGTTTGATGAAGAAACCAAAGTCATCTTCGCTAGTCCAGTGACAGAGGCCAATGCTGCGCTCCCCTGCGTATACATGTCCCGACTATTGCCAATTCTGAGAAACATCATTCGCCACGCCCTTGGTTTCAAGACCTGCAACTATACGGACGCCCTTTTCCTCAAATCGCAGCTTGAGGCATGGTACAGATCGATTCCACTCTGCCTCCGCGTGCATTCCATCAAGGATGCTTGCCTGACAAATACTACTTTCACCGCTTTACAACGTATCTTATTTCAGCTCATCTACAACACAGGAATCGCACTCATATATCGTCCATTCCTCAATATCATGAGCCTTGAGAATAGATATTGCGAAACTGCGCTTGACATGTCTCGCAAGAATGCACTAAGATCTATTGAAGTATACATAGAGGTTGATCAAGAGATGCAGAGAGGGGGAAGACTCTATAACGATCCACAAGTCAAGGCTAACTTACCCGTCAATGACTTCTTTATAACAATGATAATGGCACCACTGGAGTTCTTCGGTTGCCCCAACTTACC GCAAAGCCAAAAGGGCTATATCATCCATACACTCGAAACGGCAGCACAGCTGTGGCCTACGAGATCATGTGTCTCTTCATACGCCCTTGAAAGTTCGCGACTGCTTCAGGTCATTCTGGCAGACATCCATTCGTCAACCTCAATTGAGCATCCTATATACCCAAACATCTCTGACTCAAGCCAAGAAAGTGCTTTACTACAAACTTTTGGGACTTACGGACCAAGAGGCGATGATGCCTGTGAATTCGACAACTACCCGTGGAACACCACTACCATGTCGGATTCGGTTTGTGCACATTTCCACATACGGAGACACGCCACTGACGAGACCTAG
- a CDS encoding putative amidoligase — MADYHFGIEIEVIVGPHKVRSPLSTKHALYYGKLAASLRKRGLKAKADDLQQGYTKRPEHYDKWWITKDGSLGSHTDKIPMEAVSPVLSLRANWEHEIDVFWTAMRVVFHMPDRSLLCGSHIHVSKGLNQTFSLPQVKKIAFGVVYYENLILQLLMRERANNRYCKQNTLNSTPLMRCNGNYNAIAELIKSAKSTTALKNIMQNDRYVLWNFDNIVPGSSGTIEFRGGRCLRGEIRTKRWIAFTIALIQALLNMNNIANPNVSTLESWTPEGLYTMIKKAASQLSLRNSLPEDWKVLNESQR; from the exons ATGGCTGATTATCATTTCGGTATCGAGATTGAAGTCATTGTCGGACCTCACAAGGTTCGGTCACCACTTAGCACTAAGCATGCTTTGTACTATGGCAAGCTGGCTGCATCCCTCCGAAAACGAGGCCTAAAGGCCAAGGCGGACGATTTACAACAAGGCTACACTAAGCGACCGGAACACTACGACAAATGGTGGATCACCAAGGACGGATCCCTTGGGTCCCATACCGACAAGA TTCCAATGGAGGCTGTTTCCCCGGTCCTCAGCTTGAGGGCAAATTGGGAACATGAAATTGATGTCTTCTGGACCGCAATGCGTGTTGTTTTCCACATGCCCGATCGATCGCTTCTCTGCGGGAGTCACATCCACGTATCCAAGGGCCTCAACCAGACCTTCAGTCTTCCtcaagtcaagaagatcgcGTTTGGCGTCGTCTACTATGAGAATCTCATTTTACAGCTTCTCATGCGAGAACGAGCCAACAACCGATACTGCAAGCAGAATACTCTGAACTCAACACCGCTTATGCGCTGCAACGGCAACTATAACGCTATAGCGGAGCTCATCAAAAGTGCAAAGAGCACGACGGCTTTAAAGAATATTATGCAGAACGATAGGTACGTTCTGTGGAATTTCGACAACATCGTCCCCGGGAGCTCCGGAACAATTGAGTTCAGAGGTGGGAGGTGCCTCAGGGGAGAGATCAGAACGAAGCGATGGATTGCCTTCACGATTGCTCTGATCCAAGCTCTACTAAACATG AATAACATCGCGAATCCCAATGTTTCGACTCTAGAATCATGGACACCAGAGGGTCTTTACACTATGATCAAGAAAGCTGCCAGTCAGCTCTCTTTGAGAAATTCTTTGCCAGAAGACTGGAAGGTTCTGAATGAGTCACAGAGATGA
- a CDS encoding flavo protein-like protein: MPARKTALSPKHEAYHLLINMKVLVVLAHPEPQSFNGSLFQMSVNELEAQGHQVQTSDLYSMKWKSEIDRTDFPNLSTDARLKVAYASRDSYKTGNLTEDVKTEQEKLLWADMVLIHFPLWWYTMPAILKGWVERVFSMGFTYGVGEHSEKHYGDRYGEGVFAGKRAMLVVTIGGREEHYSARGIAGHIDDLLYPINHGVLYYPGFQVLPSHVVYQTDRLDQAGFEKEAETLREKLRHLDTIEPIPYRPQNGGDYEMPTLTLKPGLEGKNATGFSIHIRDSGAAEGK; this comes from the coding sequence ATGCCCGCCAGGAAGACAGCATTGAGCCCTAAGCACGAAGCAtaccatcttctcatcaacatgaaggTTCTCGTCGTCCTTGCCCACCCCGAGCCCCAGTCTTTCAATGGCTCTCTCTTCCAAATGTCCGTTAACGAACTTGAAGCTCAGGGCCACCAAGTACAAACCTCAGACTTATACTCAATGAAATGGAAATCCGAGATCGATCGTACAGACTTTCCTAATCTCTCAACCGATGCCCGTCTCAAAGTTGCATACGCATCGAGGGATTCATACAAAACAGGAAATCTTACAGAAGACGTCAAGACCGAACAAGAAAAGCTGCTCTGGGCTGACATGGTCCTGATTCACTTTCCCCTCTGGTGGTATACCATGCCTGCTATTCTCAAAGGCTGGGTCGAGAGAGTGTTCTCCATGGGCTTCACATATGGAGTTGGCGAGCATAGCGAGAAGCATTATGGCGATAGATATGGCGAAGGAGTGTTTGCCGGGAAGCGAGCGATGCTTGTCGTTACTATCGGGGGTCGTGAAGAGCACTACTCGGCTCGCGGAATTGCTGGACATATTGACGACTTACTCTACCCCATCAACCATGGCGTGCTGTACTACCCCGGATTCCAGGTTCTTCCATCTCATGTCGTCTATCAAACGGACAGGCTAGATCAGGCTGGTTTCGAGAAGGAGGCAGAGACGCTCCGTGAAAAGCTGAGGCATTTGGATACCATAGAGCCTATACCTTACAGGCCGCAAAATGGCGGTGACTATGAGATGCCGACCTTGACTCTCAAACCCGGTCTGGAGGGGAAGAACGCTACGGGGTTCTCAATCCATATTCGCGACAGCGGAGCAGCTGAGGGCAAGTGA